Part of the Etheostoma cragini isolate CJK2018 unplaced genomic scaffold, CSU_Ecrag_1.0 ScbMSFa_3162, whole genome shotgun sequence genome, TTCTACCTGTGTTTCTACCTGTTTCTATCTGTGTTTCTACCTGTTTCTGCCTGTTTCTACCTGTTTCTACCTGTTTCTGCCTGTTTCTACCTGTGTTTCTACCTGTTTCTACCTGTGTTTCTACCTGTTTCTACCTGTGTTTCTACCTGTTTCTATCTCTGTTTCTACCTGTGTCTCTGCTTACTCTCTCACGCTGCTGTTGTTCATGTCCAGGTAGCGGTTGCTGACCCACTGGACCTGGAACCAGTCCCGGTACCCCGAGTTCCCGCAGCACTGGAACTGGATCTGCAGCAGGTCCAGGGTCCTTTTCAGGTAGCAGCGTCCAGGTGTGTCCGTGTCCTTGTAGTAGCGCATGGCGGTCCTCAGGCCCAGGAACAGCACCTCCTCCAGCTGGCTGCTGATAATGTAACACATGACGGCGCCCGCCAGCACGCAGGCCGTCAGGACCACCGTGCAGACCACGTACGGCATCACCACCTGCACCCACAACCGGGGGTTCAATACCTGATCTCTGATAATATCTAATGCCTAATGTTATATCTAATACTTATTAACAACATTAATCTCTGACCATCTTCCAGCGGAGGAACTTCTCGGCGTCCGACCCCTCCAGGCAGATTTTCCCGCCCAGGAAGTTGACGGCGCATGCCGCCAGCCCCGTGCTCATCAGCATGTGGGGCGCGTACAGGAAGCTCTGCTCTGACATCACTTCCTGCCACCGCTGGACCTCCACCCTGAGGAAGAGTCCCAGTCCGAAGAGGGTCGCCCCGGTCACAACCGAGACCCAGTTCAGGACCCAGAGGAACTTGGCCAGTGTCCTTCGCTCCGCCTTGGTGAAGGTCACCTTCCCCACCGCCATCACCTGGACCCACTGGACAACCTGGGGCCACTTGGACCCCCTGGACCTCCTGGACCACCTGGACCACCTGGATCACCTGGACCACCAGGGGCCACTTGGAACACCTGGACCCCCTGGACCACTTGGACCACTTGGACCCCCTGGGGCCAGGGTGACGTCTTGCTTCTGATTTCtcaagcttgcttgatttaagattataatttgtaaatttaattaatcataacgaatttaaattattattattaagaacttattgtaatttccccactaggGATTAATAAAAttatacattataataataattattataaataataataattattattataaattataattattataaattataaaaattataaattataaattataaattataattattattattataaattataagtattataaattattattattaatattataaataattattattataaataattattattattattataaattattattataaattattattattttaaataataatacgTGGTAATAAATACGTTA contains:
- the LOC117940745 gene encoding photoreceptor outer segment membrane glycoprotein 2-like; translation: MAVGKVTFTKAERRTLAKFLWVLNWVSVVTGATLFGLGLFLRVEVQRWQEVMSEQSFLYAPHMLMSTGLAACAVNFLGGKICLEGSDAEKFLRWKMVVMPYVVCTVVLTACVLAGAVMCYIISSQLEEVLFLGLRTAMRYYKDTDTPGRCYLKRTLDLLQIQFQCCGNSGYRDWFQVQWVSNRYLDMNNSSVRE